Proteins encoded together in one Benincasa hispida cultivar B227 chromosome 1, ASM972705v1, whole genome shotgun sequence window:
- the LOC120092852 gene encoding proline--tRNA ligase, cytoplasmic-like isoform X1, which translates to MAGPKPGSSATNPKAGGKKKEVKKETGLGLTNKKDDNFGEWYSEVVVSGEMIEYYDISGCYILRPWAISIWETMQVFFDAEIKKMKIKNCYFPLFVSPGVLQREKDHIEGFAPEVAWVTKSGESDLEVPIAIRPTSETVMYPYYSKWIRGHRDLPLKLNQWCNVVRWEFSHPTPFIRSREFLWQEGHTAFATKDEADTEVLEILELYRCIYEEYLAIPVIKGKKSEMEKFAGGLYTTSVEAFIPNTGRGIQGATSHCLGQNFAKMFEINFENEKGEKAMVWQNSWAYSTRTIGVMVMVHGDDKGLVLPPKVASVQVIIVPVPYKDADTQGIFDACSATLDTLSEAGIRAEVDSRDNYSPGWKYSHWEMKGVPLRIEIGPKDLANNQVRAVRRDNSGKKDIPRDSLVEQVKELLESIQQSLFDAAKEKRDKCIQVINTWEEFTEALGQKKMILAPWCDEEEVEKDVKTRTKGEMGAAKTLCSPFEQPALPEGTKCFASGKPAKKWSYWGRSY; encoded by the exons ATGGCTGGTCCTAAGCCTGGTAGCTCTGCTACTAATCCAAAAGCTG gtggcaaaaagaaggaggtGAAGAAAGAGACTGGTTTAGGTCTAACTAATAAGAAGGACGATAACTTTGGAGAGTGGTATTCTGAG GTGGTTGTCAGTGGAGAAATGATTGAGTATTATGATATCTCTGGCTGCTATATACTAAGGCCGTGGGCGATATCTATCTGGGAGACTATGCAA GTATTTTTTGATGCagaaattaagaaaatgaaaatcaagAACTGCTATTTTCCACTTTTTGTATCTCCTGGCGTCTTACAAAGAGAGAAAGATCATATAGAAGGTTTTGCTCCTGAG GTTGCTTGGGTGACAAAATCTGGGGAGTCTGACTTGGAAGTGCCCATTGCAATTCGCCCTACAAGTGAGACTGTTATGTATCCATACTATTCTAAGTGGATCAGGGGCCACCGTGACTTGCCTTTGAAACTTAACCAGTGGTGCAATGTTGTGAGATGGGAGTTCAGCCATCCCACACCATTTATTAG GAGTCGTGAGTTCCTTTGGCAGGAAGGGCATACTGCTTTTGCTACTAAGGATGAAGCAGATACAGAG gTTCTTGAGATATTGGAACTGTATAGATGCATATATGAAGAATACCTGGCGATTCCTGTTATCAAGGGCAAGAAGAGTGAGATGGAGAAGTTTGCTGGTGGCCTTTACACCACAAGTGTTGAG GCATTTATCCCAAACACTGGTCGTGGAATTCAGGGTGCGACTTCACATTGTTTGGGTCAAAATTTTGCAAAAATGTTTGAAATCAACTTTGAAAATGAAAAGGGGGAGAAAGCTATGGTCTGGCAAAATTCTTGGGCCTATAGTACTAGGACG ATTGGTGTGATGGTTATGGTTCATGGAGATGACAAAGGATTGGTGCTGCCTCCTAAAGTTGCGTCAGTTCAAGTTATTATAGTTCCTGTACCTTACAAAGATGCAGACACTCAAGGAATTTTTGATGCTTGTTCTGCCACTTTGGATACATTGTCCGAAGCAGGAATTCGTGCAGAGGTAGACTCTAGGGATAATTACTCTCCTGGATGGAAGTACTCTCACTGGGAAATGAAAGGTGTTCCACTCAGGATTGAAATAGGGCCCAAGGACTTGGCAAACAATCAG GTGCGTGCTGTTCGCCGTGATAATTCGGGAAAAAAGGACATACCTAGGGATTCACTGGTTGAACAAGTGAAAGAATTGCTAGAGAGTATTCAACAAAGCCTGTTTGATGCGGCAAAAGAAAAACGAGATAAGTGCATTCAAGTTATTAATACATGGGAGGAGTTTACTGAAGCCCTCGGTCAGAAGAAAATGATATTAGCTCCATGGTGTGATGAAGAG GAggttgagaaggatgtgaaaaCAAGGACCAAGGGTGAGATGGGAGCAGCTAAAACCTTATGTTCCCCGTTCGAACAGCCCGCACTTCCAGAAG GTACCAAATGTTTTGCATCTGGGAAACCTGCAAAAAAATGGAGCTATTGGGGTCGAAGCTACTAA
- the LOC120070882 gene encoding calmodulin-like protein 3 translates to MDPTELRRVFQMFDRNGDGRITKKELSDSLENLGIFIPDKDLTQMIEKIDVNGDGCVDIDEFGELYQSIMDERDEEEDMREAFNVFDQNGDGFITVDELRSVLASLGLKQGRTVEDCKKMIMKVDVDGDGMVNYKEFKQMMKGGGFSALG, encoded by the coding sequence ATGGATCCCACGGAGCTACGTCGAGTGTTCCAGATGTTCGATCGCAACGGCGACGGCCGGATTACCAAGAAGGAATTAAGCGACTCCTTGGAGAATTTGGGGATTTTCATTCCCGACAAAGATCTGACTCAAATGATCGAGAAAATCGATGTCAATGGCGATGGATGTGTCGACATTGACGAGTTCGGTGAGCTGTATCAATCGATTATGGACGAGCGAGACGAGGAAGAGGATATGAGAGAAGCCTTCAATGTCTTCGATCAGAATGGCGATGGATTCATCACCGTCGATGAATTGAGGTCAGTTCTAGCTTCCTTGGGGCTTAAACAAGGGAGAACTGTAGAGGATTGCAAGAAAATGATTATGAAAGTGGATGTGGATGGAGATGGAATGGTTAATTATAAGGAGTTTAAGCAAATGATGAAGGGAGGTGGATTTAGTGCATTAGGTTGA
- the LOC120092852 gene encoding proline--tRNA ligase, cytoplasmic-like isoform X2 encodes MIEYYDISGCYILRPWAISIWETMQVFFDAEIKKMKIKNCYFPLFVSPGVLQREKDHIEGFAPEVAWVTKSGESDLEVPIAIRPTSETVMYPYYSKWIRGHRDLPLKLNQWCNVVRWEFSHPTPFIRSREFLWQEGHTAFATKDEADTEVLEILELYRCIYEEYLAIPVIKGKKSEMEKFAGGLYTTSVEAFIPNTGRGIQGATSHCLGQNFAKMFEINFENEKGEKAMVWQNSWAYSTRTIGVMVMVHGDDKGLVLPPKVASVQVIIVPVPYKDADTQGIFDACSATLDTLSEAGIRAEVDSRDNYSPGWKYSHWEMKGVPLRIEIGPKDLANNQVRAVRRDNSGKKDIPRDSLVEQVKELLESIQQSLFDAAKEKRDKCIQVINTWEEFTEALGQKKMILAPWCDEEEVEKDVKTRTKGEMGAAKTLCSPFEQPALPEGTKCFASGKPAKKWSYWGRSY; translated from the exons ATGATTGAGTATTATGATATCTCTGGCTGCTATATACTAAGGCCGTGGGCGATATCTATCTGGGAGACTATGCAA GTATTTTTTGATGCagaaattaagaaaatgaaaatcaagAACTGCTATTTTCCACTTTTTGTATCTCCTGGCGTCTTACAAAGAGAGAAAGATCATATAGAAGGTTTTGCTCCTGAG GTTGCTTGGGTGACAAAATCTGGGGAGTCTGACTTGGAAGTGCCCATTGCAATTCGCCCTACAAGTGAGACTGTTATGTATCCATACTATTCTAAGTGGATCAGGGGCCACCGTGACTTGCCTTTGAAACTTAACCAGTGGTGCAATGTTGTGAGATGGGAGTTCAGCCATCCCACACCATTTATTAG GAGTCGTGAGTTCCTTTGGCAGGAAGGGCATACTGCTTTTGCTACTAAGGATGAAGCAGATACAGAG gTTCTTGAGATATTGGAACTGTATAGATGCATATATGAAGAATACCTGGCGATTCCTGTTATCAAGGGCAAGAAGAGTGAGATGGAGAAGTTTGCTGGTGGCCTTTACACCACAAGTGTTGAG GCATTTATCCCAAACACTGGTCGTGGAATTCAGGGTGCGACTTCACATTGTTTGGGTCAAAATTTTGCAAAAATGTTTGAAATCAACTTTGAAAATGAAAAGGGGGAGAAAGCTATGGTCTGGCAAAATTCTTGGGCCTATAGTACTAGGACG ATTGGTGTGATGGTTATGGTTCATGGAGATGACAAAGGATTGGTGCTGCCTCCTAAAGTTGCGTCAGTTCAAGTTATTATAGTTCCTGTACCTTACAAAGATGCAGACACTCAAGGAATTTTTGATGCTTGTTCTGCCACTTTGGATACATTGTCCGAAGCAGGAATTCGTGCAGAGGTAGACTCTAGGGATAATTACTCTCCTGGATGGAAGTACTCTCACTGGGAAATGAAAGGTGTTCCACTCAGGATTGAAATAGGGCCCAAGGACTTGGCAAACAATCAG GTGCGTGCTGTTCGCCGTGATAATTCGGGAAAAAAGGACATACCTAGGGATTCACTGGTTGAACAAGTGAAAGAATTGCTAGAGAGTATTCAACAAAGCCTGTTTGATGCGGCAAAAGAAAAACGAGATAAGTGCATTCAAGTTATTAATACATGGGAGGAGTTTACTGAAGCCCTCGGTCAGAAGAAAATGATATTAGCTCCATGGTGTGATGAAGAG GAggttgagaaggatgtgaaaaCAAGGACCAAGGGTGAGATGGGAGCAGCTAAAACCTTATGTTCCCCGTTCGAACAGCCCGCACTTCCAGAAG GTACCAAATGTTTTGCATCTGGGAAACCTGCAAAAAAATGGAGCTATTGGGGTCGAAGCTACTAA